One Succinivibrio dextrinosolvens DNA window includes the following coding sequences:
- the lgt gene encoding prolipoprotein diacylglyceryl transferase: MFINNLDPVAFSAGPLSIRWYGLYFSFGFILGYIIMQLFFKQKNYKTEDLDKLLLYIFVGTVIGARLAHCLIYEPDFYLAHPVEILKIWQGGLASHGGSLGVVIAVLIFLRKNKYRFLELGDMLCVPIALVCSLIRVGNFFNSEILGIPTNTDFGVIFVRLGESFPRHPAQLYEAVAYFAVFLILMAIYVFVKNRPQGLIVGLLLTLTFTARMAIEPFKVEQADYSTNAIFNVGQLLSIPFILVGIAVIIYSVRKNSKLKKGM; this comes from the coding sequence ATGTTTATTAACAACTTAGATCCTGTAGCTTTTTCAGCAGGACCTCTGTCTATACGCTGGTATGGACTGTACTTTTCATTCGGCTTTATCCTCGGCTATATCATTATGCAGTTGTTTTTTAAACAGAAAAATTACAAAACCGAGGATCTGGACAAACTACTGTTGTATATTTTTGTCGGAACAGTCATCGGTGCCAGACTGGCCCACTGTCTTATCTACGAACCTGATTTCTATCTGGCACATCCAGTTGAAATCCTCAAAATCTGGCAGGGTGGACTTGCAAGCCACGGCGGTTCATTGGGCGTGGTGATCGCAGTCCTGATTTTCCTGCGCAAAAACAAATACAGATTCCTTGAACTGGGAGATATGCTGTGTGTGCCTATCGCGCTAGTATGTTCGCTTATCCGTGTCGGCAACTTCTTCAACTCAGAGATTCTGGGGATCCCAACAAATACAGATTTCGGAGTGATCTTTGTAAGATTGGGAGAGAGCTTCCCCCGTCATCCGGCTCAGCTTTATGAGGCTGTCGCCTACTTTGCAGTATTTCTGATCCTGATGGCTATCTATGTGTTTGTAAAGAACCGTCCACAGGGACTGATTGTAGGTCTGCTGCTAACCTTAACCTTCACTGCCAGAATGGCAATTGAGCCTTTCAAGGTTGAACAGGCGGACTACTCTACCAACGCCATCTTCAATGTAGGACAGCTGCTGTCCATACCGTTTATACTGGTGGGCATTGCAGTCATCATTTATTCAGTACGAAAGAATTCCAAACTAAAGAAAGGTATGTAA
- the glmU gene encoding bifunctional UDP-N-acetylglucosamine diphosphorylase/glucosamine-1-phosphate N-acetyltransferase GlmU, protein MSLEIVILAAGKGKRMHSALPKVLHKVADRPMLEHVIRTSAALNPKAIHVVIGHMAEKVEQMINELPEELRKLVTISVQTEQLGTGHAVNCAMPKVADDSDVLVLYGDTPLTPADLLKDLIASLDGNELSVLSAIAPNPFGYGRIIRGNDNKLKAIVEEKDASDEQKKITEVNTGMIVCKASVLKEYLPKLKNNNAQGEYYLTDLSGQLSAEGKAVNILIAPDFDILSGVNSKPQLAFVERLYQKTQAEKLMVEGVTLADPERIDVRGELTCGNDVFIDINCIFEGKVVLGNNVKICAGCVIRNCTIGDGSVISPYSVLEDSEIKKAATIGPFARLRPGNVLEDNVHVGNFVECKKAHLGVGTKAGHLSYLGDAEIGKDVNIGAGTITCNYDGANKFKTVIGDDVFVGSDTQLVAPVTVKSGVTIGAGTTVTHRIKSEEGALIITRAQATVIDNYPRPRKIKK, encoded by the coding sequence ATGTCATTAGAAATCGTAATTCTTGCAGCCGGCAAAGGCAAAAGAATGCACTCTGCACTTCCAAAAGTTTTACACAAGGTTGCAGACCGTCCTATGCTTGAGCATGTAATCAGAACCTCTGCTGCTTTAAATCCTAAGGCAATTCATGTAGTTATCGGACACATGGCCGAAAAAGTAGAGCAGATGATAAACGAGCTTCCAGAGGAATTAAGAAAGCTTGTAACCATTTCTGTTCAGACAGAGCAGCTGGGTACCGGTCATGCTGTTAACTGTGCTATGCCAAAGGTTGCTGATGATTCAGACGTGCTGGTACTTTACGGTGACACTCCATTAACCCCAGCAGACCTTTTAAAGGATCTTATCGCCTCTCTTGATGGCAATGAGCTCTCCGTACTGAGTGCCATTGCACCAAATCCATTTGGCTACGGCAGAATCATCCGTGGCAATGACAACAAGCTTAAGGCCATTGTTGAAGAAAAGGATGCTAGTGACGAGCAGAAAAAGATAACCGAGGTCAACACCGGCATGATTGTCTGCAAGGCTTCAGTTCTGAAAGAGTATCTGCCTAAACTTAAGAACAACAACGCTCAGGGTGAATACTACCTGACCGATTTATCTGGCCAGCTTTCAGCTGAGGGCAAAGCAGTAAACATTCTGATTGCTCCTGATTTTGATATTCTCTCCGGTGTTAATTCAAAGCCACAGCTCGCCTTTGTTGAAAGACTCTACCAGAAAACTCAGGCTGAGAAACTGATGGTTGAAGGTGTTACTCTTGCAGATCCAGAGCGTATCGATGTCCGCGGTGAATTAACCTGCGGTAATGACGTATTCATCGACATCAACTGTATCTTTGAAGGAAAGGTGGTGCTAGGCAATAACGTTAAGATCTGTGCCGGCTGTGTTATCAGAAACTGCACCATCGGCGATGGCTCTGTAATCTCTCCTTACTCTGTACTTGAGGATTCCGAGATTAAGAAGGCTGCTACCATCGGACCATTTGCAAGACTGCGTCCTGGTAATGTACTTGAGGACAATGTACACGTAGGCAACTTCGTAGAGTGCAAGAAGGCTCACCTAGGAGTCGGTACCAAGGCAGGACACCTGTCATATCTTGGTGATGCTGAAATCGGTAAGGATGTTAATATCGGTGCTGGTACCATCACCTGCAACTATGATGGAGCAAACAAGTTCAAGACCGTAATCGGTGACGATGTATTCGTGGGATCAGACACTCAGCTGGTGGCTCCGGTTACCGTAAAGTCCGGGGTTACCATTGGTGCAGGAACCACCGTTACCCACCGAATCAAGTCTGAGGAAGGCGCTTTAATCATTACCCGTGCTCAGGCTACTGTAATTGACAACTACCCAAGACCTCGCAAGATCAAAAAGTAG
- a CDS encoding 4'-phosphopantetheinyl transferase family protein yields MKIILSTIEDAYAESHVLKKEWHDFASSFSFNRQKSFLGGRALLQESLSEFYGVDSLPQITTLSHGKPVFFESRYPFFNISHSSKLICLAIGDRELGLDVEYIKPRRNIEGLKKRILSDEEYEYFERLGEADQLTLFTSLWTLRECLIKVSGRGLVDISSIAADIEQRTFDYFSVPEGTEVNIIRLDSVQNHDGAAFLSYSSRAGVESDFYVFRKGRIIRTDNPEILYRYLKSNVSRQS; encoded by the coding sequence ATGAAGATTATTCTCTCCACTATTGAAGATGCCTATGCAGAAAGTCATGTCCTCAAAAAAGAGTGGCATGATTTCGCCTCCTCTTTTTCCTTTAACCGTCAGAAAAGTTTTCTGGGAGGAAGAGCTCTGCTGCAGGAGAGTCTGTCAGAGTTTTACGGTGTAGATTCTCTTCCCCAGATTACTACACTCTCTCATGGTAAGCCTGTATTTTTTGAAAGCAGATATCCTTTCTTTAATATTTCCCACAGTTCTAAACTGATATGTCTTGCCATAGGTGACAGAGAACTCGGACTTGATGTAGAGTACATCAAGCCTCGCCGTAATATTGAAGGTCTTAAAAAGAGAATCCTTTCAGATGAGGAGTATGAGTATTTTGAAAGACTTGGCGAGGCTGATCAGTTAACTCTATTTACTTCTCTGTGGACTTTAAGAGAGTGTCTTATCAAGGTCTCAGGTCGTGGCCTGGTGGATATCAGCTCTATTGCCGCAGATATAGAACAGAGAACCTTTGATTATTTCTCTGTCCCTGAGGGCACCGAGGTGAATATCATCAGACTTGATTCTGTGCAGAATCATGATGGAGCAGCCTTCCTCTCCTACAGTTCAAGAGCAGGGGTGGAGAGTGACTTCTATGTATTCAGGAAAGGCAGAATAATAAGAACCGACAACCCTGAAATACTGTACCGTTATCTGAAGTCCAATGTTAGTAGGCAATCTTAA
- the glmS gene encoding glutamine--fructose-6-phosphate transaminase (isomerizing): MCGIVGAIAQRNVSQILLEGLSRLEYRGYDSAGICTISDGVQHCIKTTGKVKNLKEAVKEKGCPGFIGIAHTRWATHGIPSEANAHPHICENLALVHNGIIENFATIKEDLLKKGYQFKSQTDTEVLVCLIHSHLKNSSSIFEAFKKALKEVKGSFGLALIDKNDPSKLYTARSGSPLIIGLGIGENFIASDTLALLPVTRRFIYLEENEIAVLTTDEVKVFDLDGNIIEKQVVESDLDAESISKGKFRHFMQKEIYEQPQSLRNTLLGRLNGDDISLETVVGADENTFRDISSIQIVACGTSYHAGLVGRYWLEELTGISTNVEIASEYRYRKAVVRDNSLFITISQSGETADTLASLRLAKEQNYTKTLSICNVNGSSLVRESDFTLFTKAGAEIGVASTKAFTTQLLSLLILALIIGKQNGSISAEKNHEIVEAIRKLPSLAEEFLSCDKTISELSEQFSGKHHCLFLGRGVMYPIALEGALKLKEISYIHAEGYAAGELKHGPIALIDKRMPVVVVAPDNSLMDKLISNVEEVRARGAQLYIFKSGTTVIKSDGQTNMLSLPDCPEILQPILFTIPLQLLSYHCAVINGTDVDQPRNLAKSVTVE, from the coding sequence ATGTGTGGAATTGTTGGTGCTATTGCTCAGCGTAACGTATCTCAGATTCTGTTAGAAGGTCTTTCAAGACTGGAATATCGCGGTTATGACAGTGCAGGTATCTGTACTATCAGTGACGGCGTTCAGCACTGTATCAAAACCACCGGCAAAGTTAAGAATCTTAAGGAAGCTGTAAAAGAGAAAGGCTGTCCAGGCTTTATCGGTATTGCACACACCAGATGGGCAACCCACGGCATTCCATCAGAGGCAAATGCACATCCTCATATCTGTGAGAATCTGGCTCTGGTACACAACGGCATCATTGAAAACTTCGCCACCATAAAGGAAGATTTACTGAAAAAGGGATATCAGTTCAAGTCTCAGACAGATACTGAGGTTCTGGTATGCCTGATCCACAGCCACCTAAAGAACAGCTCATCTATTTTTGAAGCTTTCAAGAAAGCATTAAAGGAAGTAAAAGGCTCTTTCGGTCTTGCTCTTATCGACAAGAACGATCCTAGCAAACTATATACTGCCCGTTCCGGTTCACCTCTGATTATCGGTCTTGGTATCGGTGAGAACTTTATTGCCTCAGACACTCTGGCTCTGCTGCCTGTTACCCGCAGATTCATTTATCTTGAGGAAAATGAGATCGCCGTATTAACTACCGACGAGGTCAAGGTATTCGATCTTGATGGAAACATCATTGAAAAGCAGGTTGTTGAGTCCGATCTTGATGCAGAAAGCATTTCAAAAGGCAAGTTCCGCCACTTCATGCAGAAAGAGATTTACGAGCAGCCTCAGTCTTTAAGAAACACTCTGTTAGGCAGATTAAACGGAGACGATATCTCTTTAGAGACAGTTGTAGGTGCAGATGAAAACACCTTCCGTGACATCAGCAGCATTCAGATTGTAGCCTGCGGTACCTCATACCACGCAGGACTTGTCGGAAGATACTGGCTCGAAGAGTTAACCGGAATCTCCACCAATGTTGAGATTGCATCAGAATACCGTTACAGAAAAGCCGTTGTAAGAGATAACAGCCTGTTCATTACAATTTCACAGTCAGGTGAAACTGCAGATACTCTGGCCTCATTAAGACTTGCTAAAGAACAGAATTACACCAAGACACTGTCTATCTGTAACGTAAACGGCTCCTCTTTAGTACGTGAGTCTGATTTCACTCTGTTTACCAAGGCAGGTGCAGAAATCGGAGTTGCTTCAACCAAGGCTTTCACCACTCAGTTGCTGTCACTGCTGATCCTTGCTCTGATTATCGGCAAGCAGAACGGTTCAATCAGTGCTGAAAAGAATCATGAAATCGTCGAAGCAATTCGCAAACTACCTTCTCTTGCAGAGGAATTCCTTTCCTGTGACAAGACCATTTCCGAGCTGTCAGAGCAGTTCTCTGGCAAACATCACTGCCTGTTCCTAGGCCGCGGTGTTATGTACCCAATTGCCCTTGAAGGAGCATTGAAGCTAAAGGAAATAAGCTACATCCATGCTGAAGGTTATGCTGCTGGCGAACTGAAGCACGGTCCTATTGCACTGATTGACAAGAGAATGCCTGTAGTAGTGGTTGCTCCAGACAACTCACTAATGGATAAGCTTATCTCCAACGTTGAAGAAGTCAGAGCACGTGGAGCACAGCTTTATATTTTCAAGTCAGGAACCACCGTCATTAAGTCAGACGGTCAGACCAACATGCTGTCTCTGCCAGACTGTCCAGAAATTCTGCAGCCTATTTTATTTACGATTCCACTGCAGTTACTTTCATATCACTGTGCTGTTATCAACGGTACCGATGTTGATCAGCCTCGTAACCTGGCAAAATCAGTTACTGTAGAATAA
- a CDS encoding MFS transporter, producing MNNQVSLKWALPYAIVGFARDAIYMFVLSFYYLYLTTVLDLSSIYIIPIFLIIKLVDVIKEPFIGMLIDLCADVFKYNKFRMTVLVGGILNAAVLLQMFDMPYMHQSVQVIYAIFMYLMWALTFSLIDIPSWSLTSIFGSDHRTREIICAIGRASAVAGFVLIMLLAYFFIYQDQGVPDHIYSSLNENLFRSVSWYVAGITFISAILFYVFFDMEEPKRKVVRAKEAASTFFGNDQLMIIFFLTLLQQTCLCVFVGYQNFFAIAIHHVPSDDEIFFYIQIPWLVVSLLTYCAFHHLVKYTSRRQIFIFSTLLILLSFLILYAMHTTARLTMGSLSFLICLLALGFCLSQASTTVMTADCIDYGEFKFGCRSECMNFSVQIVSAKFGSLAAMIFATQGSAYASLFTSSGLDKNLLFNSVNICMVVVCVCTIGMMVIYAHYYKLHGSFFENILNAINHFGKNRNTTKSNLNSVRYALDENSVIYNLKAQSLDEIIHVLTDRLSMVRAINSKHDFLKAIKEKMEQNPAGIAHGIAIPHARGSFVNRSAVAVASLSRPINCGALDNKPCDLFFLIAVPDDGKSHISILANLSLILSEPGFADKLRRAGSSEEITKRLILCEKKLFK from the coding sequence ATGAACAATCAGGTATCCTTGAAATGGGCACTTCCATATGCCATCGTTGGCTTTGCCAGAGATGCGATCTATATGTTCGTGCTGTCCTTTTACTATCTGTATCTGACAACAGTTCTGGATCTTTCATCCATATATATCATTCCAATCTTCCTGATTATTAAGCTCGTTGATGTTATCAAAGAGCCTTTTATCGGCATGCTTATTGATTTATGTGCCGATGTGTTTAAATACAACAAGTTCAGAATGACCGTGCTGGTTGGTGGAATCCTTAATGCCGCCGTCCTGCTTCAGATGTTTGATATGCCATATATGCATCAGTCTGTACAGGTGATCTACGCCATCTTCATGTACCTGATGTGGGCTCTGACCTTTTCTCTCATAGATATTCCTTCCTGGTCTCTAACCTCAATTTTCGGTTCAGACCACAGAACCCGTGAGATTATCTGTGCAATTGGCAGAGCATCTGCTGTTGCGGGCTTCGTTCTGATTATGCTTCTGGCATATTTCTTTATTTATCAGGATCAGGGAGTACCTGATCATATTTACTCTTCACTCAATGAAAATCTGTTCAGAAGCGTCTCCTGGTATGTGGCAGGAATTACATTTATAAGTGCGATTCTGTTCTATGTATTCTTCGACATGGAAGAACCAAAGCGAAAGGTAGTCAGAGCAAAAGAGGCCGCCTCAACTTTCTTTGGAAATGATCAGCTGATGATTATTTTCTTCCTGACACTGCTTCAGCAGACCTGTCTATGTGTTTTTGTGGGTTATCAGAACTTCTTTGCCATCGCCATTCATCACGTACCTTCCGATGACGAGATCTTTTTCTATATCCAGATTCCATGGCTGGTTGTAAGTCTGCTGACATACTGCGCATTCCACCATTTGGTTAAATACACATCTCGCAGACAGATTTTCATATTCTCAACTCTGCTGATTCTGCTTTCATTTCTGATTCTTTATGCAATGCATACTACAGCCAGACTTACCATGGGATCACTTAGCTTCCTAATTTGTCTGCTCGCTTTGGGATTCTGTCTGTCTCAAGCCTCAACTACAGTTATGACTGCAGACTGTATTGATTATGGAGAATTCAAGTTTGGATGTCGTTCTGAATGTATGAATTTCTCTGTCCAGATTGTATCCGCAAAATTCGGCTCTCTGGCCGCTATGATTTTCGCAACTCAGGGTTCTGCGTATGCTTCCCTGTTTACATCATCAGGACTTGATAAGAATCTGCTATTCAATTCTGTTAATATCTGTATGGTTGTGGTGTGCGTATGCACCATCGGCATGATGGTTATCTATGCCCATTACTATAAACTTCACGGCAGTTTCTTTGAAAACATCCTCAATGCCATCAACCACTTCGGAAAAAACAGAAACACAACAAAATCAAATCTGAACTCCGTTAGATACGCCCTTGATGAAAACAGCGTAATCTATAACCTTAAGGCACAGTCTTTAGATGAGATTATTCATGTACTGACCGACAGACTGTCTATGGTCAGAGCTATCAACTCAAAACATGATTTCCTAAAGGCAATTAAAGAGAAGATGGAACAGAATCCGGCAGGAATTGCCCACGGAATTGCTATTCCTCATGCCAGAGGTTCTTTTGTTAACCGTTCTGCAGTAGCAGTTGCATCACTTTCAAGACCTATTAACTGCGGAGCTCTAGATAACAAACCTTGTGATCTGTTCTTCCTGATTGCCGTTCCTGATGACGGAAAATCTCATATCAGCATTCTCGCAAACCTGTCACTAATCTTAAGTGAACCAGGATTTGCTGACAAATTAAGACGAGCTGGTTCAAGCGAGGAGATTACAAAGAGACTGATCCTGTGTGAGAAAAAACTTTTCAAATAA
- the dnaE gene encoding DNA polymerase III subunit alpha: MIDRELTYVPLHVHSCYSINDGLQNVGDIVKRASKFHMPAIAVTDYNNMAGFVRFYNACYGAGIKPIMGADLQVKENTKPGDPERIFTVTLLATNRQGKQNLYDILSDAWVNTGSPDITDVVCTVDDLWKYSEGLILLNGFRGDIGAFLREDEKGKIKERLALYQKYYGDRFCFEITRTNREGEGQFEIAALNYCIEYGFCPVATNDTRFLMGPDEVPADGLTDYYVHDIRVSIQQGCSKGSRENARTYSPMQYMRSPEEMAELFSDLPEAIINTRRIAERCNVEIELDVPRLPRYDTGELSTADCLRMKAHEGLEKRLEFLFPDEKEREEKRPIYEKRLETELNVIITMDFPGYFLIVMEFIQWSKAHGVPVGPGRGSGGGSLVAYALTITDFDPLRFDLLFERFLNPERVSMPDFDVDFCQRKRQMTLQHVVDHYGRTAVSQIAAFGTLAPKAAIQGVGRAIGVPLGQVRRVAALIPETPGTTFKACFGIDKKGNPCESVSPDFLEFYKRAKANDEKESIELIDVSVRLEGVIRSIGKHAAGVVISPTRIAEFAPLMLDSDGRPITQYDKKDVEHAGLVKFDFLGLTTLTIIDDAKEMIDAKLARQGKPPINIAAIPYEDEASYKMIQETETTAVFQLESTGMRKLIGKMQPDRFDDLVALVALYRPGPLNSGMVDHFVNRKHGTEPVSYPLPEAQDLDLKPILDSTYGVIVYQEQVMQIAQVLAGYSLGGADILRRAMGKKIPAEMAAQRDVFNRGCQKKGKDLKIMGQIFDQVEMFAAYGFNKSHSAAYALVAWWTLYLKVHYPAEFLAAMMTADCMKTEKLIAYIGECHRLGVDVNPPDVNIGKFRFGVDLQGNVIYGFSAIKGIGERLVDHIVEEREAHGKFSDFFDFVYRVGTNFLSKGTLEALVKSGALDSIGPNRAQMLASIPTAIKYASQKSDNLATGQMDLFAALDDQNVKPNYVQVRNWSDKVRLFHEKALLGLYLSGHPIDGYKAELVKYCGDTTLNNMLPGTPDSPNHVVIGGVVIGASCMPSKKDPTKKFFIITLDDGTATFETLLFGKNADKMIRIMDDLEEKKELRKKTAKGEDIPTPLIMVFDGWLTMDPENGSTRMRITSFDTLETLRMHRASKLTLNFTSHVLNENISYIDEILMRNKLDVKEVNAKKAENPDDVISGCSLRLIIDNKLIQLRDDKFRFLPSDDLVEGIRDMAGVDSVKIAY; this comes from the coding sequence ATGATTGATAGAGAATTAACTTACGTACCGCTTCATGTTCACTCCTGCTATTCCATCAATGACGGTCTGCAGAACGTGGGTGATATTGTAAAAAGAGCCTCAAAATTTCATATGCCGGCTATTGCTGTCACCGACTACAATAATATGGCGGGCTTTGTCAGATTCTATAACGCCTGTTACGGTGCCGGAATCAAACCAATCATGGGCGCAGATCTTCAGGTAAAGGAAAACACTAAACCAGGTGATCCTGAAAGAATCTTTACTGTTACCCTTCTGGCAACAAACCGTCAGGGTAAACAGAATCTATACGATATTCTCTCCGATGCCTGGGTAAATACCGGCTCACCAGATATTACCGATGTGGTCTGCACTGTTGATGATCTGTGGAAATACTCAGAGGGACTGATCCTTTTAAACGGTTTCCGGGGAGATATCGGCGCTTTTCTTAGAGAAGATGAAAAGGGTAAAATCAAAGAACGTCTTGCTCTTTATCAGAAATACTACGGCGACAGATTCTGTTTTGAAATCACCCGAACCAACCGAGAGGGCGAAGGTCAGTTTGAAATCGCAGCTCTAAACTACTGCATTGAATATGGTTTCTGTCCTGTTGCCACCAATGATACCCGTTTTCTGATGGGACCGGATGAAGTCCCTGCTGACGGACTTACTGACTACTATGTTCACGATATTCGTGTTTCCATCCAGCAGGGCTGCTCAAAAGGTTCGCGCGAAAACGCCCGTACCTATTCTCCAATGCAGTATATGAGATCTCCTGAGGAGATGGCAGAACTTTTCTCAGATCTCCCTGAAGCCATCATCAATACCCGCCGTATTGCCGAACGCTGCAACGTGGAAATTGAGCTTGATGTACCACGTCTGCCACGTTATGACACCGGTGAACTCTCAACTGCTGACTGTCTTAGAATGAAGGCCCATGAGGGACTTGAGAAAAGACTGGAATTCCTCTTCCCAGATGAAAAGGAGAGAGAAGAGAAACGACCTATCTACGAGAAGCGACTGGAAACCGAACTTAACGTTATCATCACCATGGATTTCCCTGGCTATTTCCTTATCGTGATGGAATTTATTCAGTGGTCCAAGGCTCATGGTGTACCTGTAGGACCTGGACGTGGTTCAGGCGGCGGTTCACTTGTAGCCTACGCTCTAACCATTACTGACTTCGATCCTCTGCGCTTTGATCTGCTGTTCGAGCGATTCCTGAATCCTGAGCGTGTATCTATGCCTGACTTCGACGTGGACTTCTGTCAGAGAAAACGTCAGATGACTCTGCAGCACGTTGTGGATCACTACGGCCGTACAGCAGTATCACAGATTGCCGCCTTCGGTACTCTGGCCCCTAAGGCTGCTATTCAGGGGGTGGGCCGTGCAATCGGAGTACCGCTAGGACAGGTGCGCCGTGTTGCTGCATTGATTCCTGAAACTCCAGGCACTACTTTCAAGGCCTGTTTCGGTATTGATAAGAAAGGTAATCCCTGTGAATCTGTATCACCTGATTTTCTGGAATTCTACAAACGCGCCAAAGCTAACGACGAAAAGGAATCAATTGAACTTATAGACGTTTCTGTAAGACTTGAAGGTGTTATCAGAAGTATCGGTAAACATGCAGCAGGTGTGGTTATCTCCCCAACCCGAATTGCTGAATTCGCCCCGCTGATGCTGGATTCTGACGGACGTCCGATCACTCAGTACGATAAAAAGGATGTTGAGCACGCTGGTCTGGTTAAGTTTGACTTCCTGGGTCTGACCACCCTGACCATCATTGACGATGCAAAGGAGATGATCGACGCCAAACTTGCAAGACAGGGCAAGCCCCCTATTAATATTGCCGCTATCCCTTATGAGGATGAAGCTTCCTACAAGATGATTCAGGAGACGGAAACTACTGCAGTATTCCAGCTGGAATCCACAGGTATGCGTAAGCTCATCGGTAAAATGCAGCCTGACCGCTTTGATGATCTTGTGGCTCTGGTGGCCCTGTACCGTCCTGGTCCTCTAAATTCCGGAATGGTGGATCACTTCGTAAACAGAAAACACGGCACCGAGCCTGTAAGCTATCCGCTTCCTGAGGCACAGGATCTGGATTTAAAACCTATCCTTGATTCCACCTACGGAGTTATCGTGTACCAGGAGCAGGTTATGCAGATTGCTCAGGTGCTCGCAGGCTACTCTCTGGGCGGTGCGGATATTCTGCGCCGTGCCATGGGAAAGAAGATCCCTGCCGAAATGGCCGCACAGCGTGACGTTTTCAACAGAGGATGCCAGAAAAAAGGTAAAGATCTGAAAATCATGGGCCAGATCTTCGACCAGGTGGAAATGTTCGCGGCATACGGCTTCAACAAGTCACACTCTGCAGCTTACGCTCTTGTAGCCTGGTGGACTCTTTATCTTAAGGTTCACTACCCGGCTGAGTTCCTGGCCGCCATGATGACCGCCGACTGTATGAAGACAGAGAAACTGATTGCCTATATCGGTGAATGTCACCGTCTGGGTGTAGATGTAAATCCACCAGATGTGAATATCGGTAAATTCCGTTTCGGTGTTGATCTTCAGGGCAATGTTATCTACGGCTTCTCCGCTATTAAAGGTATCGGTGAGAGACTGGTGGATCATATTGTGGAAGAGCGTGAGGCCCACGGAAAGTTCTCAGATTTCTTTGACTTTGTTTACCGTGTAGGTACCAATTTCCTATCTAAAGGTACCCTGGAAGCCCTGGTAAAAAGTGGAGCTTTGGACAGTATAGGACCTAACCGCGCTCAAATGCTGGCCTCAATTCCTACGGCAATCAAATATGCCTCGCAGAAATCAGACAATCTGGCCACAGGACAGATGGATCTCTTTGCAGCCCTTGATGATCAGAACGTTAAACCTAACTACGTTCAGGTCCGTAACTGGTCTGACAAGGTAAGACTGTTCCATGAAAAGGCTCTGTTAGGTCTGTATCTTTCCGGACATCCAATCGACGGCTACAAGGCCGAACTGGTTAAATACTGCGGAGATACCACCTTAAACAATATGCTGCCGGGCACACCAGACAGTCCAAATCATGTGGTTATCGGCGGTGTGGTCATCGGCGCAAGCTGTATGCCGTCAAAGAAAGATCCAACCAAGAAGTTCTTTATCATTACTCTTGATGACGGAACTGCAACCTTTGAAACTCTGCTCTTTGGAAAGAATGCCGACAAGATGATCAGAATTATGGATGATCTTGAGGAGAAAAAAGAGCTTAGAAAGAAGACTGCAAAAGGAGAGGATATTCCAACTCCGCTGATTATGGTATTCGACGGCTGGCTGACCATGGATCCGGAAAACGGCTCCACCAGAATGAGAATCACAAGTTTTGATACACTTGAAACTCTGCGAATGCACCGAGCCAGTAAGCTGACACTGAATTTCACCAGTCATGTGCTCAATGAAAACATCTCCTACATTGATGAAATCCTGATGAGAAACAAGCTTGATGTCAAGGAAGTTAATGCCAAAAAGGCGGAAAATCCAGATGATGTCATCTCCGGATGTTCCTTAAGACTCATTATCGATAACAAACTGATTCAGCTTCGTGATGATAAATTCAGATTCCTGCCATCAGATGATCTGGTTGAGGGTATTCGTGATATGGCTGGTGTAGACAGCGTTAAGATTGCCTACTAA